The genomic segment cgttaatattttgtagaataatgttaccagcgtgaggaaatatttatgtaaatttggatttgtttgttacaaaataatagtagaaaatttattaattctatacattttataaaatcatatatttaatttacttaaggtcatactctgatttcgacccgtagttggtactactattttggtttggtgcaatatcaaattcgttaattatacattcggtaaagccaaaaaaatccaacaaaacatgtattgacccgtgatttggtattacaaattgatgtgatcgtgtttagagatcttaatataccaaatttacaaattgaagttattggtataacatgttgtatattaattttataggtgaaaattacaattaggttatgtatattatcaatattatacacttagtattgtttatatagtgaatattgtgtataaacaattaagttttagccaattaaatagtttgttattatttcctaagatttatgaaacaataaatagagttttattattttgtaaacaaatctaaacttttcttttgttagttattagaataattaaaatataatagcattttcgtaatatgtcacatcagaactggttaaatttttaacaacatagcttaaataagtatatagatatattttaaaaatataaacaatgttgtatcctaattttaatatatatttgttattattaaatgatttagatatgtaaatatttaatcttagttttataaataaatttaagttttataattttctaaatagtttgttattgtttcctaagatttctaaaacagtaaatagaatctgtttaattattttattacataattttgaaataattttattaaataatttcaaaattattttattaattatttcttgtaatctaataaattaataattactatttttttggataatcattttcaggttacaacaaattaatattaagattatgttattatattttgtattaaaatacagtggcattttgtgtaatattttacatggaaTAGGGTgcgaaaaaatatttaataaattagacATAATAtgttctattttaaaaatataagcaacGTTGTAtcttaactttaaaaatatatatgtcattattaaaCGATATAGGgatgcaaatatttaattttagttttataaaacatGCATTATCTTAGAttctatttaattaattatcttaaacatgtattttaattaatttaataactaacaaaaaaaacttaaattggtttttaaaataataaaaaaatattttccaaattatttgataaaattattaacagattctatttattgtttgaGAAATATTAGGAAGAGAAGTAGGCAATGCATTATCTTAAAAACATGAATTAGttgtggtttggtttgatttagtTCTCTACTTTTTCCTACAGTCCTACTCGTAATCGGATGATCGATCACTCTTTAGTTTTACAAATAAGTGTCAAAATTAGCCTATTTAatccgacaaaaaaaaaagtagcctatttaataacataatatatCTTCAATTCTTCAATCATTATGTAGCATTCGTTCGAACAAAAATTAGTACGCCCATTTGACGTGTGTTCTCTCTTTCACCAATGCAAAGAGCACTGAATACGTACGATGGATGGTAGACACAAGATCTTGGTTACAAGTCCACGTACTTCCGACGATCGTACACCGTAACTTTCGAAGCCAAATTTAGTCAACAGCACCAACCCACGTGTCTCTCTATCTTCTCATCCATCAGATCCCACCAATCTCAATAGCGCACCATAATCCAAACGTACATGAACATCCCTCCTTGACTCCTTCGTTACAAATCCATTTTCCCGCCCAAGGTCACATAACGCCTAGCTGTCATTTTCGTTAATTCCGAAGGTACCCATGGGACAACATTATGGTTCCAAGATAAGGACATGGATATATATGTAACTTCGCCCGAAAAAAATCACGTAGTAACACAACAACGTAACCCCACCGGcgattttatattaaatatcatacgtcttttaaactttaaaggcGTCACGGGGAAGGCATGTTTTTGGCTATTTATTATACTAAATATCCCTTGTTGTGGtggaaaacaattaaaacaatatgCTCCATCATAGCCCGGCTCTATGTACATTTTTCTAACCTATGAATATGATCTTGTGTAATTGTGAATATTATTTGTAGTGTTAATGATAACATAACTCATTTTGTACAGGGTAATTTGATGAGCTAATGATCGTCACATTCACATATATGACTCACATGGATAACAGTTTTggtatagaaaaaatattataaaaacaaaaaacaaaaaatgcaatCATGTTCTTATTGATTTCTTCATCTTACATTTGTTAGAGGCGTGTTCAGATATTACAAAGTAATCATAAATAGCGAAAATTATTTTAGTCAAACAGATTGGTACAAGAATGTTTATGACAAGAAAAGGCAATTTTAAGCAATAATATACTTGATTTTATTTAGCGTTATTagtcattaattattattattctgaaTAATTTGACCATAAAAGCTGTCTCGTGATTAGCAGATTATTTCAGTGGATCTTTCTTTAACAGGAGATAATTCTCCCAGTTTTAGCCTTATGAATGTGCTCCTTTTAACTATCCTCTCTGTCAGTCACagtctttttatttaatcttcTTCATACCAAGTCTCCCCTAACAAACGTGAAACGTGCATGACTTATTTCGGGTAAAACCTTTATcgttattataaaaaagaacgtactaatactactactactactactatactAGCCTAcatggagtatatatatattttttgcatgAAATTTAtagtctttaattataaatgaagacttgtttttttccttctttcaacattatcaaaaacaaagacCTATTCTTTATTAGTGGCAAACTAagacttgctttttttttcaacattataaaaacaaagacttaTTCTTTATTAGTGGAAAATCGCATTGTAGATAAACCAATtaagaaaagagaggaaatcAGATTTTTTATTGCATGCAAACAAAAGAGAAGCAGCAGCAGTGAATAAATAGAACTGTGTAAACTGTAAACTACTAATTCCCATAAttccttattttattaatatttatctttgcaataataaataataaaataagagagagaaaagaaaaaaggaaaagaaaaggaaaaaaactggTGTCCGTTACTTTATTAAAAGGGGTTTTAGGAATCGAGGGAGTATATTACTGTACTTATTAGTTGGGTTGGGGCTACTAGATTGCAGACAAAGCAAAGTATCAAAGATTCATTATTCACTTACTTAtacaaatacataaattatttatacatacatatatagaggGGGGAGACACTTGTTGTATAAaatacagagaaagagagacaggtGTTAGGGCAAAAGTTGGGAGAAGTGGTGGTGGGTCTTGTTTCTGACAAATAGTCCCCATTTCCCGCCTTTGCTCTTGTTTGAATATCTctcctccttcatcttcttccactaatAATAAGTCgtagtaagagagagagagagagagagaaagttaaatattcatcagagataagaaagagagagagagtgtgtgtgttttgtgtgttgtgtgagtggatgtgattttgtttttgtttgtgtgttggaAAATGGATACGCCTCAGAAGAGTATCGCCCAGATCGGAACTCCAATTTCCAAATCCAGATTTgaggttttcttttttctctcttttaaaacttaattatagATAGTTTTGGTCAAAgttctgtgttttgttttctttttttaataaatgttttttttttttgggttttaatggTGCCAATTCTCAAAAAATTTGGTGCCCATCtctgaatttttttactttgttattgTTATGCAAATCCAGATTTCAAAGGTTTAATGTaccaatttttttcaattcatttgttttttttttaaaaagttattggttttgtgtttgaagTCAATGCAGTTAGTTCAAAGACAGAACACAACTGTAACtggttttagatttgtttgACTTTGACGGTTTTGAGTTTGGTCACTTTTAACACTGACTGAAGTGTTGTTAATTATGATCATCAGTTATCTCCAATTCACTTCAAAAtctgtacttttttttggtttctgttctgtttctttaGTTTCTTAATTTGGAATCTGTGATATTTGCTTTTACcttaatataccaaaaaaaagtttcataatGTAAGcaattttttagatttgttttacttttacggTTTCAGTTGTTTAATTTTCATAGTGAAGTGTTAAGGATCTAATCAATCATATCCCCAATTTGgaatctgttctgttttttttttttatattcttaaatttGGAATCTGTGACCTtaattacattattataaaaaaagattcataaTTCTCccctttgtttttgtgtgtgttgtctGAAAATGCAGGATTCACCAGTGTTCAACTACATTAACAGTTTGTCTCCAATAAGACCAGTCAAATCCATTCAAAACCCTCACCAGTTTAGCTCTTTGAATTTCACTTCCCCTCCTCCTGTTTTCACCTCACCACACCTTACTTCTTCTCACAAAGAGTCCAGGTTCTTCAAGACtcacaactcttcttcttctcaccctaCCAATCCCGTTGAATTCCGAGAAGACGAGTCTGCTTCTAATGAATCAGTGTCAGCAGAAGATACAAAAGATGTCAACGTTGATGATGCTTCCAAGCCAGAGGAAGCTTCAGTTGAAATGGTGCTGCCACAAACGAATCCTAGTAGTCCAGTTGCTTCTATGATCAAATACTTGTATTGATACATGAGATGAATGATTTACAGAGTATATATAGTCTAGACACTAGGGTTTCACTTATAGATAATTACAAGTTGGTCCTTCATATATACACTTCCTTATacaccccctcaagatggagccAGTTTTCTGACTCCAATCTTGGATATGAGATTCTCAAACTGTGGACGAGGTAAGGGTTTGGTTAAAGCATCGGCGAGTTGATCGTGAGTGGACACATGAGCGACGCGCAGAACCCCAGATTGAATGAACTCACGGACAAAATGGTAGTCGATAGCAATATGCTTCATGCGGGTATGGAAAACTGGGTTGGCACACAAGTAAGTTGCTCCGACATTATCACAATACAGAACAGGAGCTACGGGAAGAGTGATCCCCATCTCAGACAACAAGGAACATATCCAACGCAGTTCCGAGGCAGCATTTGCAACTGCCCTGTATTCGGCTTCGGTAGAGGAGCGAGAGACACTTCGTTGCTTCTTAGAAGACCAGGAGATCGGACTAGCaccaaaatatatgatatatgcaTTGGTGGATGTGTATGTATTATGAGCTCgaccccaatcagcatcagaaAAAGCATGAATCGTGAGTGTAGCATCTGATCGAAGAAAAATACCGTGAGACTTGGTTCCAGCAAGATAGCGGAGGACATGTTTTGCGGCCTGCCAATGTTTATCTGTCGGTTGATGCATAAACTGGGATAGTCGGTTCACAACAAAGGCGATATCAGGTCTTGTAAACGAGAGGTATTGGAGGCTACCAATGACTGCTCTGTAGTCCTTCGCATCAGCAAGAGGCGTACCGGAGTCGATAGCAAGAGTTGGCGAGGATACCATTGGTGTAGCAACCGGCTTTGCATCGAGCATCCGTGTTTTGGTGAGGAGGTCGATGATGTATTTACGCTGCATAAGATGTAGTCCGCGGGAAGACCGTGTAGCCTCAATGCCCAAAAAATAGCTCAAAGGACCCAGATCCTTGAGAGAAAATCGTCGTGCAAGAGCCAAATGGAACGCCTGAACAAGTGAAGGAACACCAGCAATAAtaatatcatccacataaaccaaTACATAAATATAGTCATTGCCTTTGTGATAGATGAACAGTGACGTATCCGCAAGAGAGTTTTTGAAACCGGATTGTTGAAGAAACGTCTTCAGTTCTTCGTACCAGGCTCTAGGAGCCTGCTTCAACCCATATAATGCTTTGTTCAATCTACAAACAAAATGTGGTCTGTCTCTGTCGACAAATCCGGGTGGTTGCGAGACATAGACCTCTTCCTTGATGGTACCTTGTAAAAAGGCATTGTTAATATCCACTTGTTGGATGGACCAATTCTTCTTGACAGCAACCTCGAGAACCATCCGTATTGTTGTGGCTTTGATCACCGGACTAAACGTTTCAGAATAATCCAAGCCGTATTGTTGATTAAATCCACGCGCCACAAGCCTCGCCTTATATCTATCAACAGAACCATCAGGAAGATATTTGATGGTAAAAATCCACTTACACGTTATCACGTTTTGAGCGGAGGATGGAGGAACAACATCCCATGTGCGATATCGCAGCTGAGCGTTGTACTCATCAATCATTGCCTGTCGCCACCGGGGGTCCTTGAGAGCTTGTGCCACTGTCGTCGGGATGTAGTGAGTGGTCGTATTGGCTAATAGGTTGAATTTGGGATTTGGTTTAACGATATTGTTTTGGGATCGGGTTCGCATGGAATGTGTGTTTGCAGGTTGCGGAGGTGGTGTGGGACTGTGTGAATCTTGGGAAGTCGAGGTTGGTGACGGAGAGGGTGTTAATGGATTTGGGCTTGGGGAGGTGGAGTTTGAGGGAATGGGTCCAGGAGATGTTGATGGGCTTTCGGTTATTGGGCCTAATGAAGTTGGAGAATTATTTTGTGAGTTGGTGTTTGTGGGATTCGGTAACGAAGATGGGCGTGGAGAATCGGGAGGTTGCGTAGAAGCAGAGGACGACGTAGAACTCGACGACGGTGACTCAGAGTGGTGGACCGGAGCTGGTGGTGGCGAAGAGGATGACGTGGTGGTAGACGGTGGCGCTGGCGGTGGAGACGGGGGAAGGACTGTACACGGGGGTGGAGTCGAATGAGTTGTAGGACGTGGCAAGACCGGAATTCCAAGTGACGGAGAATGGGAGCGAACAGCAGCCTCCGGTGTAGGAAGGATTCCCTTGTGAACCGCTTGAAACGGGAATTGATGTTCAACAAAGTGAACGTGTCGTGAGGTGTAAACACGGCCCGTTTTGATATCAGAACAGAGATAAGCACTCTGTGTCAATGAATAACCGAGAAACACACACGGCGATGAACGATCATCTAGTTTGTGCGATGTGTATGGTCTTAACCATGGAAAACACAAACACCCAAAGACGCGGAGCTTCAGGTAATTCGGAGACTGCTGGAACAATTTCACATAAGGAGAAACACCGGAGAGAACTTCCGTTGGCATGCGATTGATCAAGTACACGGCCGTCGCAAAAGCATAAGGCCAATATGTCTTCGGAACAGATGCGTGACCAAGGAGAGCTAGACCTGTCTCGACCACATGACGATGTTTCCGTTCGGAGATACCGTTATGTTCCGGTGTGTGCGGTGGTGTCGTGAGATGAGATATACCATTTGCCGCCAAGTAGGACCGTAAGGCGATGAATTCTCCCCCATTGTCCGAGTATAAAGTTCCAACTCGACCACTAAAGCGATTCTCGACAAGATTTTTGAAAGCTATAAACACCTCTTTAACTTGAGACTTTTGTTTTAGGGGATATAACCAAGTATAGCGTGTAAAGTGATCCACAATAACAAGATAATATTTGAAGTTGTCAACTGACACAAGAGGAGACGTCCAGACGTCGGAATAAAGATATTCAAGAGGTTTTGTGGAGACAATAGTGTTTGTATGAAATGGcaatttatgacttttattgatgagaCAGTCGGAACAAGATAAATCTTTGTGTTTAGAAGAAGATAGAGGTAATGAAAATTGTGAAATAATAGCTTTCAAAATAGGTAAAGATGGATGGCCAAGTCGAGAATGCCATGAGTGGAGGTCGGTGATCGGTGTTGGAGAGGCAGCAAAGCTGGTGATAGTGTTGTTGACAACCGGCCACTCATACAACTCATTCTTAGTTCGGCCGAGGAGTAACCGGGCCCCCGTGCTCAAGTCCTTCACCTGAAAGAAGGCAGGATAAAATTCCACCGAGACATTATTAGCGTTACACAAGCGGTACACCGATATCAAATTTTTGCAAACATTCGGCACATATAAGACATTATTAAGAGCAAGTGAACGTGTTGGAGTAGGGAGAATGGCGGAACCAGTTTTTGTAATAGGGATGCCTGAACCATCGGCTATAGTGACTTCCTCACCGCCAGTATAGGGCTGATGAACCGAGAGATTCGCCAAGTCGGATGTTAAGTGATGTGTTGCTCCCGTATCCATAATCCAGTTTGCCGGGTTGTATGGTGGTACCATAGCAACATTTGCACGAGGCTGCCATGGCACCATGGAAGAAGACGACGCACCACCAGGAAAATTATAACCACCGGAAGAGGGATATTGTCCACCAGGAGATTGAAGCTGTGAGCACCGACGCGCACTGTGGCCATAGACCCCACATAACTGACACCGTCCTTGATAGCCACGTCCATAACTACGAGAATCTCCACGAGACGCATTGTGATGAGAGAAACCACGAGGACCATGGCGAGACTGATTACGAGACTGTTGATTGTAACCAGAAGCTTTGGAGGAGGCAGTGTTTGCTGTGATAGGAACCGCAGAAGAGTTGACCATGTTCTGAAGTTTGAGTTCATGATGAATCAACTTTTCATGAACTTCGGTAATTTTCGGAGCTGTATCACGACCCTCGATCTGGTCAACGATACGACGATAATCATCAGAGAGACCACCAAGGATGTAGTCAATTTGATCTTCATGGGCAATGGGACTGTCAAGCAAAGCCAATTGATCGAAACGAGTAGTAAACCCCTGTACGTATTCATCGATGGTCTTGGTACCTTTCTTCCATTGAGTAAGCTGATCACGGATCTGCTTGATGTGAGCACGGCTAGGATTGGCATAGGTGTCGCGAAGAAGAGTCCAGATCTCAGCCGACGTCTTTGCCTTGGATAACAGAGGCTGAACAGAGTCGGAGATTGTACCTAATAGGCCAGAGTAAATGAGATTGTCCTGTCGCTTCCAGTGTTTGTGCAAAGGATTCGCAGCAGTGACGCCAGCCGTGGTGACCGTAGGAGCAGGGGGAGAGATCGAGCCGTCGAGATAGCCTACAAGGTCATAGCCATCGAGTAGAGCAGACACCTGACGATTCCACATGAGGAAATTCGTAGGAGTGAGTTGTTTGACATTGGACATGTTGATATTGATGAGAGAAGACGCATCAGTGGGAGCAAGGATCTTttattgctctgataccatatgaTCAAATACTTGTATTGATACATGAGATGAATGATTTACAG from the Camelina sativa cultivar DH55 chromosome 12, Cs, whole genome shotgun sequence genome contains:
- the LOC109128180 gene encoding protein tesmin/TSO1-like CXC 2 — translated: MDTPQKSIAQIGTPISKSRFEDSPVFNYINSLSPIRPVKSIQNPHQFSSLNFTSPPPVFTSPHLTSSHKESRFFKTHNSSSSHPTNPVEFREDESASNESVSAEDTKDVNVDDASKPEEASVEMVLPQTNPSSPVASMIKYLY